The Oncorhynchus clarkii lewisi isolate Uvic-CL-2024 chromosome 29, UVic_Ocla_1.0, whole genome shotgun sequence genome contains a region encoding:
- the LOC139388729 gene encoding delta(14)-sterol reductase TM7SF2-like isoform X2 gives MGRELNPRIGSFDLKYFCELRPGLIGWVVINLGMLMKEVKLRDSASLAMILVNSFQLLYVADALWNEEAVLTPMDIVHDGFGFMLAFGNLAWVPFTYGMQAAFLVVHPQSLSPLGATAIVTLNGVGYYIFRKSNSQKNQFRPYASQCCIPGDYCHSNGAFWCQAGGASSATLTT, from the exons ATGGGACGAGAGCTGAACCCACGGATTGGAAGCTTCGATCTGAAATACTTTTGTGAGCTGAGACCAGGTCTGATTGGCTGG GTGGTGATTAACCTTGGGATGCTGATGAAAGAGGTGAAGCTACGGGACTCTGCCTCCCTGGCCATGATACTGGTCAACAGCTTCCAGCTGCTCTACGTGGCGGATGCTCTGTGGAAtgag GAGGCTGTACTAACACCAATGGACATAGTGCATGATGGCTTTGGGTTTATGTTAGCCTTTGGGAACCTGGCCTGGGTTCCTTTCACATACGGCATGCAGGCTGCCTTCCTGGTGGTGCACCCACAGTCCCTCAGTCCTCTAGGAGCCACAGCTATAGTCACATTGAATG GTGTTGGGTATTATATCTTTAGAAAATCCAATTCCCAGAAGAACCAATTCAGACCCTATGCATCCCAGTGTTGCAT ACCTGGAGACTATTGCCACAGCAACGGGGCCTTTTGGTGTCAGGCTGGTGGGGCCTCGTCCGCCACCCTAACTACTTAG
- the LOC139388729 gene encoding delta(14)-sterol reductase TM7SF2-like isoform X1 → MHAVGPKTHLYFCFHALCITAVLLTLPLWLGMPLGYLFELLLHLAVCAIGVSFLLSPYLYICSFWAPHHALAQGGNTEVFLYRLKPAISHTRNTLYDLFMGRELNPRIGSFDLKYFCELRPGLIGWVVINLGMLMKEVKLRDSASLAMILVNSFQLLYVADALWNEEAVLTPMDIVHDGFGFMLAFGNLAWVPFTYGMQAAFLVVHPQSLSPLGATAIVTLNGVGYYIFRKSNSQKNQFRPYASQCCIPGDYCHSNGAFWCQAGGASSATLTT, encoded by the exons ATGCATGCCGTTGGTCCAAAGactcatttatattttt GTTTTCATGCCCTGTGCATCACAGCTGTGCTGTTGACATTGCCACTATGGCTAGGGATGCCCCTGGGGTATCTCTTTGAGCTGTTGTTGCACCTGGCAGTGTGTGCTATTGGGGtgtcattcctcctctccccctacctctacATATGCTCCTTCTGGGCCCCTCACCATGCCCTTGCCCAGGGGGGAAACACAG AGGTTTTTCTGTATAGGCTCAAGCCTGCTATATCTCACACAAGAAACACTCTGTATGACTTATTTATGGGACGAGAGCTGAACCCACGGATTGGAAGCTTCGATCTGAAATACTTTTGTGAGCTGAGACCAGGTCTGATTGGCTGG GTGGTGATTAACCTTGGGATGCTGATGAAAGAGGTGAAGCTACGGGACTCTGCCTCCCTGGCCATGATACTGGTCAACAGCTTCCAGCTGCTCTACGTGGCGGATGCTCTGTGGAAtgag GAGGCTGTACTAACACCAATGGACATAGTGCATGATGGCTTTGGGTTTATGTTAGCCTTTGGGAACCTGGCCTGGGTTCCTTTCACATACGGCATGCAGGCTGCCTTCCTGGTGGTGCACCCACAGTCCCTCAGTCCTCTAGGAGCCACAGCTATAGTCACATTGAATG GTGTTGGGTATTATATCTTTAGAAAATCCAATTCCCAGAAGAACCAATTCAGACCCTATGCATCCCAGTGTTGCAT ACCTGGAGACTATTGCCACAGCAACGGGGCCTTTTGGTGTCAGGCTGGTGGGGCCTCGTCCGCCACCCTAACTACTTAG
- the LOC139388726 gene encoding vacuolar protein sorting-associated protein 51 homolog → MDGDINATAPGTTPPDSDPARKRRVHGMLKLYYGLNEEGKTVDQAESMDPCDINGPHFDPEVYLNKLRRECSLGELMDQETCMVKQIRSLDSDMQTLVYENYNKFISATDTIRKMKNDFKKMEDEMDCLSTNMASITDFSARISGTLQDQHAQITKLSGVHTLLRKLQFLFELPARLNKCLELQAYAQAVSSHRRARCVLQQYSHMPSFRGIQDDCHAIMDKLAQELRQKFRDGGSSAKDLSECVELLLQLDEPAEELCDKFLSHAQSRLEADLLGLEAELRPPLSSGPTAVTDSYTGPARRLSVEPTAGSPTGPSSLNNPFLSPSSRTDILEFIDRGCNEFVSSLCLVIASYQELFVNRPQEGELASKNIPQMAIGKLHAFVDALATRYFSLVERRIQEEKSVGDNSLLVRALDRFHRRLQAVAKLLPGSAVPSQGTEIVVRAARERIKQYLAALQSFYLNSLTDVRQALAAPRLGGSSAGCGSHLGGSATGKDAPASLPELLSTLSASILNQIKSVLASVHLFTAKDITFSNKPYFKGEFCSHGVRESLVVNFIKFVCQSSRQFCESAGDRGGSTPPALLLLLSRLCLDYETSTITYILTLTDEQFLVQHHSPVTAVTALCGEAREAAQKLLNHYVKVQGLIISQMLRKSVETRDWVNTIEPRNVRAVMKRVVEDTTSIDVQVGLLYEEGVRKAHSSDSSKRTFSVYSSSRQQTRYAPSYTPSAPMDTNLLSNIHKLFSERVEIFSPVEFNKVSVLTGIIKISLKTFLECVRLRTFGRYGLQQIQVDCHYLQMYLWRFVSDENLVHFLLDEIVGSTAHRCLDPAPMEQSVIEVICERG, encoded by the exons ATGGACGGGGATATTAATGCTACGGCTCCGGGCACCACCCCACCTGACTCCGACCCAGCGCGGAAGCGCAGAGTGCACGGTATGTTGAAGCTCTACTACGGGCTGAACGAGGAAGGAAAGACCGTGGATCAAGCTGAGTCCATGGATCCTTGCGATATCAACGGGCCGCATTTCGATCCTGAGGTTTATCTCAATAAG CTCAGGAGAGAATGTTCCCTTGGAGAGCTGATGGACCAGGAGACCTGCATGGTCAAGCAGATCCGCTCCTTGGACAGTGACATGCAGACATTGGTGTATGAGAACTACAACAAGTTCATCTCTGCCACAG ACACAATCAGAAAAATGAAGAATGATTTTAAGAAGATGGAGGATGAAATGGACTGTCTCTCTACCAACATGGCTTCTATCACAGATTTCAGTGCACGCATCAGTGGGACTCTTCAGGACCAGCATGCACAGATCACCAAACTGTCAG GAGTCCACACTCTCCTGAGGAAGCTGCAGTTCCTGTTTGAGCTGCCTGCCAGGCTGAATAAGTGCCTGGAGCTGCAGGCCTATGCCCAGGCAGTGAGCTCCCATCGTCGTGCCCGCTGCGTGCTGCAGCAGTACAGCCACATGCCCTCCTTCAGGGGCATCCAGGATGACTGTCATGCCATCATGGACAAGTTGGCACAGGAGCTTAGGCAGAAATTCAG AGATGGAGGTTCGAGTGCGAAGGACCTTTCAGAGTGTGTGGAGCTTCTGCTGCAGCTGGATGAGCCGGCAGAGGAACTCTGTGACAAGTTCCTGAGTCACGCCCAGTCACGATTGGAAGCAGACCTCCTAGGACTGGAAGCGGAGCTGAGACCACCATTGTCCTCTGGACCCACAGCAGTGACAGATTCCTACACTGGCCCCGCCCGCAGATTGTCAGTTGAACCCACTGCTGGATCTCCCACTGGCCCCTCCTCTCTAAAcaatcccttcctctctcccagcTCAAGGACTGATATTTTGGAATTCATAGACAGAGGTTGCAATGAATTCGTCAGCAGCCTTTGCTTGGTCATTGCCTCGTACCAAGAGTTGTTTGTCAACCGTCCGCAAGAGGGTGAGCTGGCCTCCAAAAACATCCCCCAGATGGCTATTGGCAAGCTGCATGCTTTTGTGGATGCACTGGCCACCCGCTACTTCTCCCTGGTTGAGAGGAGGATACAGGAGGAGAAAAGTGTTGGAGACAACTCTCTCCTGGTCCGGGCTCTGGATCGTTTCCACCGCAGGCTCCAAGCCGTGGCCAAACTGCTGCCTGGGTCTGCTGTGCCCAGCCAGGGGACTGAGATCGTAGTGCGAGCAGCCAGGGAGAGGATCAAGCAGTACCTGGCAGCCCTGCAGAGCTTCTACCTGAACAGCCTGACAGACGTGAGGCAGGCCCTAGCAGCCCCTCGGCTGGGTGGAAGCTCTGCCGGATGTGGGTCTCATCTAGGGGGGTCAGCCACTGGGAAAGATGCTCCGGCCAGCTTGCCAGAGCTCCTCTCCACTCTGTCTGCCTCCATTCTCAATCAGATTAAGTCAGTCCTGGCATCCGTGCACCTTTTTACTGCAAAGGACATCACATTCTCCAACAAGCCTTACTTCAAG gGGGAGTTTTGTAGCCACGGTGTGCGTGAGAGCCTGGTGGTTAACTTCATTAAGTTTGTGTGCCAGTCCTCGCGTCAGTTCTGTGAGAGTGCAGGAGACCGGGGCGGCTCTACACCCCCTGCCCTCCTACTGCTGCTGTCACGCCTCTGCCTGGACTATGAAACCTCCACCATCACCTACATCCTCACCCTCACAGACGAACAGTTTCTTGTGCAG CATCACTCTCCTGTAACTGCAGTCACAGCTTTATGTGGAGAGGCCAGAGAGGCAGCACAGAAGCTACTGAACCATTATGTCAAG GTTCAGGGCCTGATCATATCCCAGATGCTGAGAAAGAGTGTGGAGACACGAGACTGGGTCAACACCATCGAGCCACGGAATGTCCGTGCTGTGATGAAGAGAGTGGTGGAGGACACCACCTCTATTGATGTGCAG GTGGGTCTTCTCTAtgaggagggggtgaggaaagCCCACAGCAGTGACTCCAGCAAAAGGACCTTCTCCGTCTATAGCAGTTCGAGGCAGCAAACCCGCTACGCCCCTAGCTACACACCTAG TGCTCCTATGGATACCAATCTCCTGAGTAATATACATAAGCTCTTCTCTGAGCGGGTTGAAATATTCAGTCCTGTGGAGTTTAACAAG GTCTCTGTGTTGACGGGAATCATAAAGATCAGTCTGAAGACGTTCCTGGAGTGTGTCCGCCTGCGTACCTTTGGTCGTTATGGCCTGCAACAGATTCAGGTGGACTGCCACTACCTGCAGATGTACCTCTGGCGCTTCGTCTCCGATGAGAACCTGGTCCACTTCCTGCTCGATGAGATAGTGGGCAGCACTGCCCACCGCTGTCTGGACCCCGCTCCCATGGAGCAGAGTGTCATCGAGGTCATCTGTGAGAGAGGTTAA
- the LOC139388728 gene encoding FERM domain-containing protein 8 isoform X2, protein MEGDECGRFPPEPSEGKSQRGSVASAVTRAQDVLVYLVGDSAVHLCVEGVGCVSVQELGHSVREALHIPDSAMDVFAFWLCSPLLELQLKPKHQPYKLCRQWQDLLYRFTEASEEDISQDEPSLQYRRNVFYPKSKELQIEDEGVLRLLYDEARVNILAGRFPCDPETWMGLGALSFALELGIGLDDQKATAALREKTLISFLPVHVSGGGGGLFSTLRGKGGRQAGLELNLLEEYRKISTSGSTPLEPTQHLRQYLSSCHSLPYYGCAFFSGEIDKPAQGILYRAGRKAVNVGISLEGVYVMDVKEKHVLLGLRFSELSWDHSYPEGEGDSHILWLEFDGEEAGTPVNKLLKIYSKQAELMSGLIEFCVELRSAAEGGTITETDGAVGPSHQPAGQAGGSGEGNGRRGKLRRQNSVVCSRVHTLNTISYVDNDGIDLL, encoded by the exons ATGGAAGGAGATGAGTGTGGGAGGTTTCCTCCAGAACCATCGGAGGGTAAATCACAGAGGGGAAGTGTGGCCTCCGCAGTCACCCGCG CTCAAGATGTGCTTGTGTACCTGGTGGGTGACAGTGCTGTACACTTGTGTGTGGAAGGGGTTGGCTGTGTGAGTGTCCAGGAGCTAGGCCACAGTGTCAGGGAGGCTCTCCACATTCCTGATTCGGCAATGGATGTCTTTGCCTTctggctctgctctcctctgctcg aACTGCAGTTAAAGCCGAAGCATCAGCCTTACAAACTGTGCCGCCAGTGGCAGGACCTTCTGTATCGCTTCACTGAGGCCTCGGAGGAGGACATATCTCAAG ATGAGCCGAGCCTGCAGTACAGAAGGAATGTGTTTTATCCCAAGTCTAAAGAGCTGCAG ATTGAAGACGAGGGGGTGTTGAGACTCCTTTATGATGAGGCACGGGTTAACATCCTCGCGGGCCGCTTCCCCTGTGACCCTGAGACTTGGATGGGTTTGGGCGCACTGTCTTTTGCTCTGGAGCTGGGAATTGGTCTGGATGACCAGAAAGCCACTGCTGCTTTAAG GGAGAAGACGCTGATATCCTTCCTGCCTGTACATGTTTCAGGGGGAGGTGGGGGGCTGTTCTCTACCCTGAGGGGGAAAGGGGGCCGTCAGGCAGGGCTAGAGCTTAACCTGTTGGAGGAATATCGCAAGATCAGCACCTCAGGCAGCACTCCCCTGGAGCCCACTCAGCATCTACGCCAGTAcctcagctcatgccactctctGCCTTACTACGG GTGTGCTTTTTTCTCGGGGGAGATTGACAAGCCAGCCCAGGGTATTCTTTATAGAGCAGGACGGAAAGCTGTCAATGTGGGGATCAGTCTGGAGGGGGTGTATGTAATGGACGTCAAAGAGAAG CACGTGCTCCTGGGCCTGCGCTTCAGTGAACTGTCTTGGGACCACAGCTACCCTGAAGGGGAGGGTGACTCACACATCCTGTGGCTCGAATTTGATGGGGAGGAGGCTGGCACCCCTGTCAACAAGTTACTGAAGATCTACTCAAAACAA GCAGAGCTTATGAGCGGCCTTATCGAGTTCTGTGTGGAGCTACGTTCTGCAGCCGAAGGCGGGACGATCACGGAAACAGACGGCGCTGTCGGTCCATCCCATCAGCCTGCTGGACAGGCGGGGGGCAGTGGTGAAGGGAACGGTCGCCGTGGCAAACTGCGTAGGCAGAACAGTGTGGTCTGCAGTCGGGTCCATACACTGAACACCATCAGCTATGTGGACAACG ATGGAATTGATCTACTATGA
- the LOC139388728 gene encoding FERM domain-containing protein 8 isoform X1, producing MEGDECGRFPPEPSEGKSQRGSVASAVTRAQDVLVYLVGDSAVHLCVEGVGCVSVQELGHSVREALHIPDSAMDVFAFWLCSPLLELQLKPKHQPYKLCRQWQDLLYRFTEASEEDISQDEPSLQYRRNVFYPKSKELQIEDEGVLRLLYDEARVNILAGRFPCDPETWMGLGALSFALELGIGLDDQKATAALREKTLISFLPVHVSGGGGGLFSTLRGKGGRQAGLELNLLEEYRKISTSGSTPLEPTQHLRQYLSSCHSLPYYGCAFFSGEIDKPAQGILYRAGRKAVNVGISLEGVYVMDVKEKHVLLGLRFSELSWDHSYPEGEGDSHILWLEFDGEEAGTPVNKLLKIYSKQAELMSGLIEFCVELRSAAEGGTITETDGAVGPSHQPAGQAGGSGEGNGRRGKLRRQNSVVCSRVHTLNTISYVDNGKEIKRLKPKRAASFFTRQAQPPTYSAVQVQESLEQR from the exons ATGGAAGGAGATGAGTGTGGGAGGTTTCCTCCAGAACCATCGGAGGGTAAATCACAGAGGGGAAGTGTGGCCTCCGCAGTCACCCGCG CTCAAGATGTGCTTGTGTACCTGGTGGGTGACAGTGCTGTACACTTGTGTGTGGAAGGGGTTGGCTGTGTGAGTGTCCAGGAGCTAGGCCACAGTGTCAGGGAGGCTCTCCACATTCCTGATTCGGCAATGGATGTCTTTGCCTTctggctctgctctcctctgctcg aACTGCAGTTAAAGCCGAAGCATCAGCCTTACAAACTGTGCCGCCAGTGGCAGGACCTTCTGTATCGCTTCACTGAGGCCTCGGAGGAGGACATATCTCAAG ATGAGCCGAGCCTGCAGTACAGAAGGAATGTGTTTTATCCCAAGTCTAAAGAGCTGCAG ATTGAAGACGAGGGGGTGTTGAGACTCCTTTATGATGAGGCACGGGTTAACATCCTCGCGGGCCGCTTCCCCTGTGACCCTGAGACTTGGATGGGTTTGGGCGCACTGTCTTTTGCTCTGGAGCTGGGAATTGGTCTGGATGACCAGAAAGCCACTGCTGCTTTAAG GGAGAAGACGCTGATATCCTTCCTGCCTGTACATGTTTCAGGGGGAGGTGGGGGGCTGTTCTCTACCCTGAGGGGGAAAGGGGGCCGTCAGGCAGGGCTAGAGCTTAACCTGTTGGAGGAATATCGCAAGATCAGCACCTCAGGCAGCACTCCCCTGGAGCCCACTCAGCATCTACGCCAGTAcctcagctcatgccactctctGCCTTACTACGG GTGTGCTTTTTTCTCGGGGGAGATTGACAAGCCAGCCCAGGGTATTCTTTATAGAGCAGGACGGAAAGCTGTCAATGTGGGGATCAGTCTGGAGGGGGTGTATGTAATGGACGTCAAAGAGAAG CACGTGCTCCTGGGCCTGCGCTTCAGTGAACTGTCTTGGGACCACAGCTACCCTGAAGGGGAGGGTGACTCACACATCCTGTGGCTCGAATTTGATGGGGAGGAGGCTGGCACCCCTGTCAACAAGTTACTGAAGATCTACTCAAAACAA GCAGAGCTTATGAGCGGCCTTATCGAGTTCTGTGTGGAGCTACGTTCTGCAGCCGAAGGCGGGACGATCACGGAAACAGACGGCGCTGTCGGTCCATCCCATCAGCCTGCTGGACAGGCGGGGGGCAGTGGTGAAGGGAACGGTCGCCGTGGCAAACTGCGTAGGCAGAACAGTGTGGTCTGCAGTCGGGTCCATACACTGAACACCATCAGCTATGTGGACAACG GTAAAGAAATCAAACGTCTGAAACCAAAGCGGGCTGCTTCCTTCTTCACCAGGCAGGCACAGCCACCAACATATTCCGCAGTACAAGTGCAAGAGAGTTTGGAGCAACGGTGA
- the LOC139388743 gene encoding solute carrier family 25 member 45 isoform X1 has translation MRKCAECRTKSISFHLLPLPAIGLPLTVSENANVSKQLSMPFVEFIAGCISGAVGLAFGHPMDTVKVRLQTQVKYKGICDCVARTYTREGIPGFFKGMTFPVLTTGITNAVVFGSYSNALDCLTQTQRNDRVQGNPASALAVFAAGCFSGLAQVVVTAPVDLVKVRLQSQTKGWAGVGGDGYRGPIHCVTVILREEGPRGLFRGGLALTLRDVPCYGIYFLPYEITCRFLTEEGKRPGTFAVLMAGGVAGVVTWAFATPMDVMKARLQMSGAGGRVYQGVLHCMSVSLKEEGVRVFFKGLLLNSLRAFPVNAITFLSYESLMRFLTRPSAD, from the exons atgagaaaatgtgcagaatgtcggacaaaatccatctcgttccatcttctcccactgcccgcCATCGGGCTTCCTCTCACAGTGAGTGAAAACGCCAA TGTGAGCAAGCAACTGAGCATGCCGTTTGTGGAATTCATAGCAGGATGCATCTCAG GAGCAGTAGGGTTGGCTTTTGGTCATCCAATGGACACAGTGAAG GTGCGTCTGCAGACCCAGGTTAAATACAAGGGGATTTGTGACTGTGTGGCTAGGACATACACTCGTGAAGGG ATCCCTGGGTTCTTCAAGGGCATGACATTTCCTGTCCTGACTACTGGCATCACCAACGCTGTGGTCTTTGGTTCCTATAGCAATGCTTTAGACTGCCTCACCCAGACCCAACGGAATGACCGAGTCCAAGGCAACCCTGCCTCGGCATTAGCAGTCTTCGCAGCTGGCTGTTTCTCAGGTCTGGCACAG GTGGTGGTTACTGCGCCTGTTGACCTGGTGAAGGTACGCTTGCAGTCCCAGACCAAGGGCTGGGCTGGGGTCGGTGGTGACGGGTATCGAGGTCCCATTCACTGTGTGACTGTCATCCTGAGGGAGGAGGGGCCAAGGGGATTGTTTCGAGGGGGGTTGGCTCTTACCCTGAGAGATGTACCCTGCTATGGAATCTACTTCTTGCCTTACGAAATCACCTGCAGGTTTCTGACTGAAGAAGGCAAACGGCCAG GCACATTTGCAGTATTGATGGCGGGTGGGGTGGCAGGCGTGGTGACGTGGGCCTTTGCCACGCCCATGGATGTGATGAAAGCGCGGCTGCAGATGTCCGGTGCTGGGGGCCGGGTGTACCAGGGGGTCCTGCACTGCATGAGTGTGAGTCTGaaggaggagggggtgagagtgTTCTTTAAGGGGCTCCTCCTGAACAGCCTGAGGGCCTTCCCTGTCAACGCCATCACCTTCCTCAGCTATGAGAGCCTGATGCGTTTCCTCACCCGGCCGTCTGCAGACTGA
- the LOC139388743 gene encoding solute carrier family 25 member 45 isoform X2, whose protein sequence is MPFVEFIAGCISGAVGLAFGHPMDTVKVRLQTQVKYKGICDCVARTYTREGIPGFFKGMTFPVLTTGITNAVVFGSYSNALDCLTQTQRNDRVQGNPASALAVFAAGCFSGLAQVVVTAPVDLVKVRLQSQTKGWAGVGGDGYRGPIHCVTVILREEGPRGLFRGGLALTLRDVPCYGIYFLPYEITCRFLTEEGKRPGTFAVLMAGGVAGVVTWAFATPMDVMKARLQMSGAGGRVYQGVLHCMSVSLKEEGVRVFFKGLLLNSLRAFPVNAITFLSYESLMRFLTRPSAD, encoded by the exons ATGCCGTTTGTGGAATTCATAGCAGGATGCATCTCAG GAGCAGTAGGGTTGGCTTTTGGTCATCCAATGGACACAGTGAAG GTGCGTCTGCAGACCCAGGTTAAATACAAGGGGATTTGTGACTGTGTGGCTAGGACATACACTCGTGAAGGG ATCCCTGGGTTCTTCAAGGGCATGACATTTCCTGTCCTGACTACTGGCATCACCAACGCTGTGGTCTTTGGTTCCTATAGCAATGCTTTAGACTGCCTCACCCAGACCCAACGGAATGACCGAGTCCAAGGCAACCCTGCCTCGGCATTAGCAGTCTTCGCAGCTGGCTGTTTCTCAGGTCTGGCACAG GTGGTGGTTACTGCGCCTGTTGACCTGGTGAAGGTACGCTTGCAGTCCCAGACCAAGGGCTGGGCTGGGGTCGGTGGTGACGGGTATCGAGGTCCCATTCACTGTGTGACTGTCATCCTGAGGGAGGAGGGGCCAAGGGGATTGTTTCGAGGGGGGTTGGCTCTTACCCTGAGAGATGTACCCTGCTATGGAATCTACTTCTTGCCTTACGAAATCACCTGCAGGTTTCTGACTGAAGAAGGCAAACGGCCAG GCACATTTGCAGTATTGATGGCGGGTGGGGTGGCAGGCGTGGTGACGTGGGCCTTTGCCACGCCCATGGATGTGATGAAAGCGCGGCTGCAGATGTCCGGTGCTGGGGGCCGGGTGTACCAGGGGGTCCTGCACTGCATGAGTGTGAGTCTGaaggaggagggggtgagagtgTTCTTTAAGGGGCTCCTCCTGAACAGCCTGAGGGCCTTCCCTGTCAACGCCATCACCTTCCTCAGCTATGAGAGCCTGATGCGTTTCCTCACCCGGCCGTCTGCAGACTGA